One window from the genome of Ciconia boyciana chromosome 8, ASM3463844v1, whole genome shotgun sequence encodes:
- the TICRR gene encoding treslin: MACSHSVVFLLDTASPGQRARLQRGALRLLNHLGCRFGLPRLRWAFRFFDSLGGRGGASRGGGFRPPGPRAWARFEEELAERFGARGPAAVLPGPAPRAALTHNGLKETLLDFQWDRPEIASPTKPLRRSRRTGLAAGEPPESQAPPEGFVNAVFLFSPCPHSRRELRQFVSGSDAPSSPREPPAAQELAEKLLPKSVQELIADQKITLFWVDTAEWSQLIESPDHVGYWTMFELIHQTGGTILPAETLVQCSSHHRADLAYGFLGDSSSPVRQTVPWTMLLPLDATLNCLFSKPCVFQAVFPQQEGTLFLSMPGGKEQESCAVILEPLAMSQRQLHCPVSIFLKGSLTNWSLMQAGHFLTESWILRSSQAEQAERNSSLFHQLLRSLVTEELHMVAEVSLSKTWCPCTAVLSPLSESTAVLTILGTEKTVEVHRRNLEGAVVENSFQDHALHLPDVVNSVLSKINTSVEGSLANMGEETPVPEWVQRELCHTGSWHPSVLEAWYPASNACGASSDLMESFRLLQVPCANVKDDADQSEVELSESLSELYQRKFSETSAVAGPGNNKKRRGVPRTPVRQKMKTMSRSLQMLNVARLNVKAQKFQPDGVPATVNEKVPQKLPAKRLDEKVEEKEKARKISIDFKTEEELQSHLIASYQKAVAEGVLSSVCAQNMIMAIKRFLKVQDAKEKEVACVERVRSHLLKTSKMLRQQHGSQKETKVRECRLQVLLRLELCLQCPSLQSNTDKMEQLLEEMTDMLRILCLTEDPGYLTKFLEEILELYMNSIPKTLGDIYYGLGTQIPPKLASVLPSDFFSDDSVTLDSKSPGFPPSLSSALTPSAVCLCTESDQLEELRTRSAKKRRNNVLARHRSITEAPQNLRQIEIPKIAKNPIRKENSRSYLASEKSQQMPLLQKEAVQEVTKVRRNLFNEEILSPSKRSTKKMPRSQSVSAVEGLRYKCTDEGTKDHRKLLTKRVAETPLHKQVSRRLLHKQIKGRSSDPGCDTGVVEESPEKAMNEAGLRRSPRIKQLSLNRTCSGVFYSTTQPNSQNSQRVYQGQEEESCTLQDVEGIKRHSESPTVQTPKRFFFGAVIDMCSSAVKPSPGRRRTRRDSLHLEELTACQTPRKTPRKFAQKPLNSASKLPRRSPRILHGTPQKLEKTPGKSPAAKQIAAKCLGKYFSHPVQRVKSPSALTESTRVHLLQVTSKDCSLAERLSPPCKEAGLQIPEHEGFAVLSTSLLPLTDSNPAASSPSAIQERRFTELQTPRRSLRYLSKLASPVGTQRQILTKEIQVQSDLLSQATKSIPGKPEDPDSKLCTSPLSAEISQLAVRLEPLFSSPLHESSTNTVAICSPSHAQARESDWELDASKPSFQKSPGITGASLRSLLHTSKEAKREPNSGGETLTLACATPPKNKDNHHDSGDNSSVESFQLCQSQVTENTPVSEKNKQMDVVSQKSSPGEDSENLEKHLSPKPSAGGQVHAQNAEIECEQLVKERNSSANTCESFLSGSQTVSDDLEPRALLREECTGLKAPSLKRHSRFALNTSPPMPKSAPAYSLRCTADRRQREAAARMGNPQLLAKFSTPKSRCKLPSASPPTYEVELEMQASGLPKLRIKKIGSCSSLEVQPEASASKPKGGESPFGDLAMTWCSKHPGKLAAACVSPSCFRSFHSTPGKGGGQTYICQSYTPTSCASNATSPSPLEAGVPQTPSPKQKGKTTPEAINDWPRRKRAAGSTAKASCGQSEKKADEQKRMSTGREGEMKNSEHCSSKVTNTLGEFELEGIYRLQDQVSPSDSEPRADEDSAMGTFGLKSRKRVITYLSPEKEENLDAKRSCTDRCNLDLTGFSTDKGNRSKSRTDCLLPEKPGACALITLEQHSCVGDDNVFLLSGSTPPVKSVLSASSLLALTQSPLLCQGQTPPSRRKCVQEEESDAFQITANQELSPFHIMASRKRPLSRTYSRKKLLS, translated from the exons ATGGCGTGCTCCCACAGCGTGGTGTTCCTGCTGGACACGGCCAGCCCGGGACAGCGGGCGCGGCTCCAGCGCGGCGCCCTGCGGCTCCTCAACCACCTGGGCTGCCGCTTCGGCCTGCCCCGCCTCCGCTGGGCCTTCAGGTTCTTCGACTCGCTCGGGGGGCGCGGTGGGGCCTCGCGGGGCGGCGGCTTCCGCCCGCCGGGGCCCCGCGCCTGGGCCCGCTtcgaggaggagctggcagagcGGTTCGGGGCGCGGGGACCCGCCGCCGTCCTGCCCGGGCCGGCGCCTCGCGCCGCCCTCACCCACAACGGCCTCAAGGAGACGCTCCTCGACTTCCAGTGGGACCGCCCGGAGATCGCGTCCCCCACCAAGCCGCTCCGCAGGAGCCGGAGGACAGGGCTGGCCGCCGGCGAGCCCCCGGAGAGCCAGGCGCCCCCCGAGGGCTTTGTGAACGCagtcttcctcttctccccctgcccgcaCTCGCGGAGGGAGCTGCGGCAGTTCGTGTCGGGGAGCGAcgccccttcctcccctcgtGAGCCGCCCGCGGCTCAGGAGCTGGCGGAGAAACTCCTGCCCAAGAGTGTCCAGGAGCTGATTGCGGACCAGAAAATCACGCTGTTCTGGGTGGACACGGCCGAGTGGTCTCAG CTGATTGAATCCCCAGATCATGTTGGATACTGGACGATGTTTGAACTGATCCATCAGACGGGAGGCACCATTTTGCCAGCTGAAACCTTAGTGCAATGTTCGAGTCACCACAGGGCAGATCTTGCTTATGGCTTTCTTGGAGACTCAAGTTCCCCAGTGCGACAGACTGTGCCTTGGACCATGCTTCTGCCGTTGGACGCGACTTTGAACTGCTTGTTCTCGAAGCCCTGTGTATTTCAAGCAGTATTCCCCCAGCAAGAAGGGACATTGTTTCTCAGCATGcctg gaggaaaggagcaggaaaGCTGTGCTGTGATCCTGGAACCCCTAGCCATGAGCCAAAGGCAACTGCATTGTCCAGTCAGCATCTTCCTGAAAGGCAGCTTGACGAATTGGAGCTTGATGCAGGCTGGCCACTTTCTCACAGAGAGCTGGATATTGCGGAGCTCACAGGCTGAGCAGGCAGAACGTAACAGTTCACTCTTTCATCAGCTGTTAAGGAGTCTAGTGACTGAAGAACTGCACATG GTTGCTGAGGTGTCTCTATCTAAAACTTGGTGCCCCTGCACTGCTGTTTTATCACCACTTTCTGAGAGCACTGCAGTTCTGACTATACTCGGTACTGAGAAGACTGTGGAAGTTCATCGACGCAACCTTGAAGGAGCTGTAGTGGAGAACTCTTTCCAAGACCATGCTCTTCACCTCCCAGATGTTGTGAATAGTGTGTTGAGTAAAATTAACACATCAGTGGAAGGTTCTCTGGCCAATATGG GAGAAGAAACTCCTGTGCCAGAGTGGGTCCAACGGGAACTGTGCCATACAGGGAGCTGGCATCCTTCAGTGCTTGAAGCATGGTATCCTGCATCGAATGCTTGTGGAGCAAGCTCGGATCTGATGGAGTCGTTCag GCTCCTGCAGGTTCCTTGTGCTAATGTGAAGGATGATGCAGACCAGTCTGAAGTGGAACTCTCAGAAAGTCTATCTGAGCTGTATCAGAGAAAATTCAGTGAAACATCTGCTGTAGCTGGACCgggaaataacaaaaaaagac GTGGGGTTCCCCGAACTCCAGTCAGGCAGAAGATGAAGACCATGTCCAGATCCCTACAGATGCTCAATGTAGCAAGACTGAATGTAAAAGCTCAGAAGTTTCAACCTGATGGTGTGCCAGCAACAGTGAATGAAAAGGTTCCACAGAAGCTTCCAGCAAAAAGATTGGATgaaaaggtggaagaaaaggaaaaagcacgTAAAATATCTATAG ACTTCAAAACTGAGGAGGAACTGCAGTCCCATTTAATTGCAAGCTACCAGAAGGCTGTTGCTGAGGGAGTTCTTTCATCTGTGTGTGCCCAGAATATGATCATGGCCATTAAAAGGTTCTTGAAAGTACAAGATGCCAAAGAGAAAGAG GTGGCCTGTGTGGAAAGAGTCAGAAGCCATCTCCTGAAGACCAGCAAAATGCTCAGACAACAGCATGGGTCACAGAAGGAGACCAAAGTCAGAGA GTGCCGACTTCAGGTACTTTTGCGCCTTGAGTTATGTCTTCAGTGCCCTTCACTGCAAAGCAACACTGACAAAATGGAGCAGCTGTTAGAAGAG ATGACAGATATGCTGCGCATTTTATGTCTGACTGAAGACCCAGGGTATCTTACAAAGTTTCTAGAGGAAATATTAGAATT GTATATGAATTCTATACCGAAGACCCTTGGAGATATTTACTATGGTCTCGGTACACAAATACCCCCGAAGCTGGCATCTGTTCTGCCTTCAGACTTCTTCAGTGATGACTCCGTGACTCTGGATAGCAAATCTCCAGGCTTTCCACCGTCTTTATCATCTGCCTTAACTCCCAGCGCTGTTTGCCTATGCACCGAGAGTGatcagctggaggagctgcgtACCAGATCTGCCAAGAAGAGAAG GAATAATGTATTAGCCAGACACAGGAGCATAACAGAAGCACCACAGAACTTGCGTCAAATTGAGATTCCCAAGATAGCCAAGAATCCCATCAGAAAG gagAACTCGCGTTCTTACCTTGCCTCTGAGAAGTCCCAACAAATGCCTTTGTTGCAGAAAGAAGCAGTGCAAG AGGTTACAAAGGTAAGGAGGAACCTCTTCAATGAAGAGATACTTTCACCATCAAAAAGGTCTACAAAGAAGATGCCTAGAAGCCAGTCAGTGTCTGCTGTGGAAGGCCTAAGATACAAATGCACTGATGAAGGCACTAAAG ATCATCGCAAGTTATTGACCAAGAGAGTTGCAGAAACACCACTACATAAACAGGTCTCCAGGAGATTACTACATAAACAGATCAAAGGCCG GTCTTCTGATCCAGGTTGTGACACTGGTGTTGTAGAAGAATCTCCAGAGAAGGCCATGAATG AAGCAGGTTTGAGAAGAAGCCCACGCATCAAACAGCTGTCTTTGAATAGGACCTGCTCTGGTGTTTTCTATTCCACTACACAGCCCAACTCACAAAATTCACAGCGAGTCTATCAGGGACAAGAAGAGGAGAGCTGTACGCTGCAGGATGTGGAAG GTATTAAGCGGCACTCAGAGAGCCCCACTGTCCAGACTCCCAAGAGGTTTTTCTTTGGTGCAGTCATTGACATGTGTAGCTCTGCAGTGAAGCCTTCACCTGGAAGGAGGAGAACAAGAAGAGATTCTTTACACTTAGAGGAGCTGACTGCCTGTCAG acTCCTAGAAAAACACCTCGTAAATTTGCCCAGAAGCCACTGAATTCTGCCAGTAAGCTACCAAGGAGATCACCTCGCATTCTCCATGGGACACCACAGAAGCTGGAGAAGACTCCTGGCAAAAGTCCAGCTGCTAAGCAGATTGCGGCTAAGTGTTTGGGAAAGTACTTTTCTCATCCTGTACAAAGGGTCAAGTCACCATCTGCGTTAACTGAAAGTACGAGGGTTCACTTACTGCAAGTAACTTCTAAGGATTGTTCTCTAGCAGAAAGACTTTCCCCTCCTTGTAAAGAGGCTGGCTTACAAATACCAGAACATGAAGGGTTTGCAGTGCTCAGTACCTCATTATTACCTCTGACAGATTCAAATCcagctgcttcttccccctCTGCCATCCAGGAAAGACGTTTTACAGAACTGCAAACTCCAAGACGTTCCTTGAGATACCTCTCAAAATTAGCATCTCCAGTTGGTACTCAGAGGCAAATCCTCACAAAGGAAATTCAGGTGCAGTCAGATCTGTTATCTCAAGCAACTAAAAGTATTCCCGGGAAACCTGAAGATCCAGATTCAAAATTATGTACCAGCCCACTGAGTGCAGAAATATCGCAGCTCGCTGTGAGGCTAGAGCCTCTCTTCAGTTCTCCTCTCCATGAAAGTTCCACAAACACTGTGGCAATCTGCTCTCCTTCCCACGCGCAGGCTAGGGAGTCTGACTGGGAACTTGATGCATCTAAACCATCTTTTCAAAAATCTCCAGGTATTACTGGCGCTTCACTGAGGTCCCTGCTTCACACATCCAAGGAGGCCAAACGTGAACCAAATTCTGGAGGAGAGACCCTCACACTTGCATGTGCAACACCTCCTAAAAATAAGGACAATCATCATGATAGTGGTGATAACTCTTCTGTAGAAAGCTTCCAGCTTTGTCAGTCCCAAGTTACTGAAAATACCCCTGTATCGGAGAAGAATAAGCAGATGGATGTAGTGTCGCAAAAGTCTTCTCCAGGAGAGGACTCAGAAAACTTGGAAAAGCATTTGTCTCCAAAGCCTTCTGCTGGAGGGCAGGTACATGCACAGAACGCTGAGATAGAGTGTGAGCAATTGGTTAAGGAGAGGAACTCCAGTGCAAACACCTGTGAGTCCTTCCTAAGTGGTTCTCAAACAGTTAGTGATGACTTGGAACCAAGAGCCCTGCTGAGAGAAGAATGTACGGGGCTGAAGGCTCCAAGTCTTAAGAGACACTCCAGATTTGCCCTGAATACTTCGCCTCCTATGCCAAAGTCTGCTCCTGCCTATTCTTTACGCTGCACTGCAGACAGGAGGCAGCGGGAGGCTGCAGCACGGATGGGAAATCCTCAACTTCTAGCCAAGTTCTCTACTCCTAAAAGTCGTTGCAAACTGCCTTCTGCTAGCCCACCGACTTACGAAGTTGAACTTGAAATGCAAGCTTCAGGCCTGCCCAAACTTCGCATTAAGAAAATTGGCTCTTGCTCATCATTGGAAGTTCAACCTGAAGCAAGTGCCAGCAAACCCAAGGGAGGAGAAAGCCCCTTTGGTGATCTTGCTATGACCTGGTGTAGCAAGCACCCGGGAAAACTAGCAGCTGCCTGTGTTTCACCGTCCTGCTTTCGCTCTTTCCACAGTACACCTGGGAAAGGTGGAGGACAGACCTACATATGCCAGTCATACACCCCAACAAGCTGTGCCTCTAATGccacctccccatcccccttAGAAGCAGGAGTTCCCCAGACGCCTTCTCCAAAGCAGAAGGGGAAGACTACCCCTGAAGCTATCAACGATTGGCCTCGGAGaaagagagcagcaggcagcactgctaAAGCTAGCTGTGGTCAAAGTGAGAAGAAGGCTGATGAACAGAAGAGAATGTCaacaggcagagaaggagagatGAAGAACTCGGAGCATTGCAGCAGCAAAGTAACAAATACTCTTGGGGAATTTGAACTGGAAGGGATTTACAGGCTCCAGGACCAGGTATCTCCTAGTGACTCTGAACCCAGGGCTGATGAGGACTCTGCCATGGGAACTTTTGGCTTGAAATCTCGGAAGCGGGTCATTACATATCTATCaccagaaaaggaggagaatcTTGATGCCAAGAGGTCTTGCACTGATAGGTGCAACTTGGATCTCACTGGCTTTTCCACAGATAAGGGCAACAGAAGCAAATCAAGGACAGACTGTCTACTTCCTGAGAAACCAGGAGCATGTGCGCTCATAACTCTtgagcagcacagctgtgtaGGGGATGACaatgtcttccttttgtcaG gctcaactCCACCAGTGAAGAGCGTGCTCTCTGCTAGCAGCCTTCTAGCACTGACCCAGTCTCCGCTGCTGTGCCAGGGACAGACACCGCCATCTCGGAGGAAGTGTGTTCAAG AAGAGGAATCCGATGCCTTCCAAATTACTGCCAACCAGGAGCTGTCTCCATTCCACATCATGGCTTCCAGGAAGCGTCCCCTTAGCAGGACTTACTCACGGAAAAAGCTGCTCAGCTGA